The following coding sequences are from one bacterium SCSIO 12741 window:
- a CDS encoding sugar transferase yields the protein MQVVKYLLADALAAAITWTLFFVFRKVYIEPLAYDPSVEMLFDSRFYTGLFIIPAGWLFFYFVTGTYQDIYRKSRLKELGQTLMQTFIGVIVIFFTLLLDDQISSYKAYYLSFSSLFLGHFFFTFLFRFLLSSQTAYKIHNRLYGFNTLLLGSNENAFSLYKELEQQKKSSGFKFVGYVHINGKDGLIMKPYLPHLGHVKNITDIIRGYGVEEVIIAAETSEHGKIGKILNMLKDSDVHISVIPDIYDILSGSVKMTSIFGAPLVQINQEIMPAWQKSLKRFFDVIISILAMILLSPVYLITGIVIKITSPGPVFYSHQRIGIQGKPFTMYKFRSMRQDAESNGPQLSSENDPRITPFGKFLRKTRIDEIPQFLNVLKGDMSMVGPRPERTFFIEQIVERAPHYMYLQRIKPGMTSWGQVKFGYAENVDEMIDRMKYDILYLENMSLFVDFKILIYTVLIVFQGRGK from the coding sequence ATTCAGGTAGTCAAGTATTTACTGGCAGATGCACTCGCTGCGGCGATCACCTGGACTCTATTCTTTGTTTTTCGAAAAGTGTACATCGAGCCTCTGGCTTACGATCCAAGCGTAGAAATGCTTTTTGATTCCCGCTTTTACACGGGCCTTTTTATCATTCCAGCCGGTTGGTTATTCTTCTACTTTGTTACCGGAACCTATCAAGACATTTACCGCAAATCGAGGCTGAAGGAATTGGGCCAAACCTTGATGCAAACGTTCATCGGCGTTATTGTGATCTTTTTCACCTTGCTCCTCGATGATCAAATCAGTAGCTACAAGGCCTATTACCTTTCCTTTTCTTCCCTCTTTTTAGGACATTTCTTTTTCACTTTTCTGTTCCGATTCTTGCTTTCCTCGCAAACCGCTTACAAAATTCACAATCGCTTGTACGGGTTCAATACGCTTTTGCTGGGTAGTAATGAGAACGCATTTTCACTCTACAAAGAGCTGGAGCAACAGAAGAAGTCAAGTGGATTCAAGTTTGTGGGTTACGTGCATATCAATGGAAAAGATGGCTTGATCATGAAGCCCTACCTTCCCCATTTGGGTCATGTAAAAAACATCACTGATATTATTCGCGGGTATGGCGTAGAAGAGGTCATTATCGCGGCTGAAACCTCTGAGCATGGCAAAATCGGAAAGATTCTGAATATGTTAAAGGATAGCGATGTGCATATCAGTGTTATCCCCGATATCTACGACATTCTATCCGGTTCGGTTAAAATGACCTCCATTTTTGGAGCTCCATTGGTTCAGATCAATCAGGAGATAATGCCCGCCTGGCAAAAATCACTCAAGCGATTTTTTGATGTGATCATTTCCATTTTGGCCATGATCCTACTTTCGCCGGTTTACCTCATTACCGGAATTGTTATAAAAATCACCTCACCTGGTCCTGTGTTTTATTCGCACCAACGAATTGGTATTCAGGGTAAGCCTTTTACCATGTACAAATTCAGGTCTATGCGACAGGATGCAGAAAGTAATGGTCCGCAGCTTTCCAGTGAGAATGATCCTCGAATCACACCCTTTGGAAAATTCCTTCGCAAAACAAGGATTGACGAGATTCCTCAGTTCCTCAATGTATTGAAAGGTGACATGAGTATGGTTGGTCCCCGACCCGAACGCACCTTCTTTATCGAGCAAATTGTGGAGCGTGCACCGCACTACATGTACCTGCAACGGATCAAACCTGGAATGACTTCTTGGGGTCAGGTGAAATTCGGCTATGCTGAAAACGTCGATGAAATGATCGACCGTATGAAATACGACATCCTTTACTTGGAAAACATGTCGCTATTCGTGGATTTCAAAATCCTGATCTACACCGTTCTGATTGTCTTTCAGGGCCGCGGAAAATAG
- a CDS encoding 3-hydroxybutyryl-CoA dehydrogenase, translated as MNKIAVIGAGTMGNGIAHVFAQNGFQVNLIDISEDSLQRALGTITKNLDRLIKKERITEEAKEATLANITTFTDMKSGVADRELVVEAATENVDLKLKIFRDLDAFTSDDCYLATNTSSISITKIAAVTGKADKVIGMHFMNPVPIMKLVEVIRGYATSDKVTQDIMEMSAKLGKTPVEVNDYPGFVANRILMPMINEAIYTLYESVAGVEEIDTVMKLGMAHPMGPLQLADFIGLDVCLSILNVLYEGFGNPKYAPCPLLVNMVTAGKKGVKTGEGFYSWTHGTKELVVADSFKK; from the coding sequence ATGAATAAAATTGCTGTGATTGGCGCCGGTACCATGGGAAATGGGATAGCGCACGTATTTGCTCAAAACGGATTCCAGGTAAACTTGATTGATATTTCTGAAGACTCTTTGCAAAGAGCTTTAGGTACCATTACCAAAAACCTGGATCGCCTGATTAAGAAAGAAAGAATCACAGAAGAAGCTAAGGAAGCTACCTTGGCTAACATCACCACTTTTACTGATATGAAAAGTGGAGTAGCTGATCGCGAATTGGTTGTTGAAGCGGCCACTGAAAACGTAGACCTGAAATTGAAGATCTTCCGCGATTTGGATGCCTTTACTTCAGATGACTGCTACCTGGCTACCAATACCAGTTCTATTTCCATTACCAAAATTGCTGCCGTAACCGGAAAAGCTGATAAAGTGATTGGAATGCACTTTATGAATCCTGTACCTATCATGAAGTTGGTTGAGGTTATCCGCGGATACGCCACTTCAGACAAGGTGACTCAGGATATCATGGAAATGTCAGCCAAATTGGGTAAAACTCCGGTGGAAGTAAATGACTACCCAGGTTTTGTTGCCAATCGTATTCTTATGCCTATGATCAACGAAGCTATTTACACCTTGTATGAGAGTGTAGCTGGCGTTGAAGAGATCGATACGGTAATGAAATTAGGAATGGCTCACCCAATGGGTCCGTTGCAACTGGCTGACTTCATCGGTTTGGATGTTTGTTTGTCTATCCTCAACGTTCTTTACGAAGGCTTTGGCAACCCTAAGTATGCACCATGTCCATTGTTGGTAAACATGGTTACTGCGGGTAAGAAAGGCGTTAAAACGGGTGAAGGATTCTACTCCTGGACACACGGCACCAAAGAATTGGTTGTAGCCGATAGCTTTAAAAAGTAA
- a CDS encoding type IX secretion system membrane protein PorP/SprF, which yields MIRGLHILLGLSAMLLVGMLHAQQTPVSAQYQLHPPLVNPAAISLKNSINGAMLIQRQWWGHEDAPTTFYLNANAPLINDDNMVGILVVNDNISIHNVFKFSAIYSRKFKLDQGSFFSLALSPGLELIQSDYSKINTDFAGDPIFAGQSVTQTSFNSGFGGYYYNKRFYAGVSIPRLMYNYQEGGNNGESSPKTTIDLNQMPLYVNLGWKKDLGPIVTFKPSAMVRYQQGSPMQIDFNALFEYRETIGVGVSYRTMNSMNFLANYKLPGDFQVGYAYSMQFGSQLNPYHSGSHEIMLIYGMGNVSRTNIDLPDQVRDYRKQKDKDVKRAKRGGKKKAGKVKGAPGGARDRKQPYS from the coding sequence GTGATACGCGGCTTGCACATATTACTGGGCCTTTCGGCTATGCTGCTTGTAGGCATGTTGCACGCTCAACAGACTCCTGTAAGTGCACAATACCAGTTGCACCCGCCCTTGGTAAATCCGGCTGCCATTTCTTTAAAGAATTCCATAAACGGGGCCATGCTAATCCAACGCCAATGGTGGGGACATGAGGACGCTCCAACTACGTTTTACCTGAATGCCAATGCACCCTTGATCAATGATGACAATATGGTGGGTATTCTTGTGGTGAACGACAACATCAGTATTCACAACGTGTTCAAGTTTTCGGCGATCTATTCCCGCAAATTCAAATTGGACCAGGGTAGTTTCTTCTCCTTGGCTCTTTCACCTGGATTGGAACTGATTCAAAGTGACTATTCCAAAATCAATACGGACTTTGCGGGTGATCCAATTTTTGCCGGACAGTCGGTAACCCAAACTTCCTTTAACAGTGGTTTTGGTGGGTACTACTACAACAAACGCTTTTATGCTGGCGTATCTATTCCCCGCTTGATGTACAATTATCAAGAAGGAGGAAACAACGGAGAAAGCTCTCCCAAAACCACCATCGACCTCAATCAGATGCCCTTGTATGTGAACTTGGGGTGGAAAAAGGACCTGGGACCCATTGTTACCTTTAAGCCATCGGCTATGGTTCGGTACCAGCAGGGATCACCGATGCAAATCGATTTTAACGCCCTATTTGAATACCGGGAAACGATTGGGGTAGGAGTGAGCTACCGTACCATGAATAGCATGAACTTTTTGGCGAATTACAAGCTCCCTGGAGATTTCCAGGTGGGGTATGCTTATTCCATGCAGTTTGGTTCGCAATTGAACCCTTACCACAGCGGAAGCCATGAAATCATGTTGATCTATGGAATGGGTAACGTAAGCCGTACCAATATCGACTTACCCGATCAAGTGCGGGATTACCGCAAGCAGAAAGACAAGGATGTGAAACGCGCTAAACGCGGTGGTAAGAAGAAAGCCGGTAAAGTGAAAGGTGCACCGGGTGGAGCAAGAGATAGAAAACAACCTTACTCCTAA